CGCGCGTCGTTAAGGTGGAACGCGTCGTCGCCCGCATCACAGGAACTATGGCCCCGTAACTTTTACGGCTCCGATTTTACGGTTAGGCGAACGGCGGCGGTGCCGGAGATCACGTGCGCGACCGAGGCGTTCTGGCTGACGCTGTCGATCTGCAGCTTTCCGACGTTCTCGTCGACGTGGAGCACTTGGTGCGTCGTGGGATCCACCAGCGATTTCTGCTTGATGATGTCGAAGATCTGCCCCGTCGCGACGCCGGCGTTCTGGCCGATGTCGATGATGACGTTGTGTCCGTCTATGGCGGCGATGTGGCCGCTGAGCACCGGAGCGGCCGGACCCGCGTTGAAGCGGCTCGGATCGATCGCGCTCGCGATCTTCCCCGCCTCGTCGTCGATCAGGTGTCCCATGTCGCTGTTGACGAACGTCTCGTTGCTGTACGAGCCGCCGGCGTAGCCGGAGAATCCGCTCGCATTCCACGACGTTCCCGTGCGCGTCGCCTCGTCGGAGAAGCTCTGCACGATCTGACCGGTTCTCGCGTCGATGACGCGCACCGCGACCTTGATCGTCACGCGGTGCGTGTTGACTCCGCCCGCCGCCGCACCGACGATGCCCGGTATATAGCTGCCGGCGCTGGCGCCGCTCTGCCCGGTCTGATCGAACTGGAGGATGTTGCCGGTGACGAGATAGCGCGCGCCGACCATCTTGCCTGCGGTGACCGCCGTCTGCGGATCGACCTCGCCGCTTGCGCCGAGTTGATGCTCGCCGAGCGTCGAACTCAGGTGCGTGCGGTCGAGAACGTTGAACTTGCCGCTGTTGACCATCTGGTCGGTGACGAGGTCGGAGAGCGCCACGCCCGGCTGGAACGAGCCGTACCAGTCCGAGGTGAGGCCCTTGGTCGAGAAGTCGAGCACTGCGATCGAGGGCCGAGCCTGCGCGGCCGCGACGAGCGGCGAGAGCGCGAGCGCGGCTACGATGGAGAGGCTAGCGAAGAGTCGGTACACGATATGCTCCTTGGCAGAAGAGGGAACCCATGTGCGGTAGATTCACGCTAACCAAGCCCGAGGCCCTCGCGGTCGCGTTTCCACGCTTTCGCTTTCCCGAGTTCAGCGAGACGAGGCTCCCGCGCTACAACGTCGCCCCGGCCCAAGGCGTGCTCGGCGTCCGCAACGACGGCCGCGACCTCGTCGAGGAGCTGCGCTGGGGGATCCGCGGCCGAATCAACGTCCGCGCCGAGTCGATCCTCGCGCGCCGCGGCCCGGTTCGCCGCCGCTGCATCGAGTTTGCCGACGGTTTCTACGAGTGGTCCCAGCGGCGGCCGTTCTATTTCACGCTGAAGACGGGCGAGCCGTTTGCCTTCGCGGGCCTGTGGGAGCCGGAGAACGGATCGGCGGAGTGCGACGTCGCGACCTGCGAGCCCAACGCGCTCGTTGCGCGCGTCCACGACCGGATGCCGGCGATCCTCACGAGAGAGGCCGTCGATCTCTGGCTCGATCCCGATCCGCTGCCGCCCGCCGTCGCGGCCTCGTTACTGCGGCCGCTCGACGCCGCGCTGATGTCGGTGCGCGAGGTCTCGACGCGCGTGAATAACGCGAACTACGACGCGGCCGACGTGCTCGACGAGCCGGCCGAGCCGCGGCTCTTCTGAAACGCGAGCACGATGCCGGTCGCGATCAGCCAGAGCGCGGCCGGAATCGCGCCGAGATATCCCGGTCCGGGCTGGCCCGGCGCCATCGTCGATTCGGTGAAGAAGATCGAGAACGTCGCCATCGCCGCGCCGATCGCCGCGAGATAGCCGAAGATCGCGAGCCACTTCGGAGCGCGGTCGTGCCGGTTCATGCTGTGCGCGGCGGCGAAGAGGAAGATCGAGACGGGCGCGTAGCCGAGCCCGCCCTGCGTGAAGAAGAACGCGTCGTAGATGCCGGCGAGCTCGTGCGACTTAAAGACGTCCGGCGTCGCGTAGAGCGCGGCCGTTAGAACCGACGCGGCGAAGAGCGACGTCGCGACCATGACGATGCCGGCGCCGAGAGCGAAGGTCGGCAGCCCCTCCTCGCGTCCGGGCGCGTGAATGAGATAACTGCGCAGCCCGACGATGAACCAGAGGAAGAAGGCTGCGGCCGGGAAGGTGAGCCACGCGCCGCAGAGCAGCCCGAAACGATGCGTGTCGATCGCCAGCGCGACTTCGTTCGGCTTGAATCCGAGCGTCGGCATTCCGTTGGTCATGAACGTCGCGATCACCAAGACGGCGACGTAGGCGATGGCCGACCAGCCTGCGGAGCGCTCCGCCTGTACGTTCTCCATGTGCGTTAAGCTGGTACCATCGCCTTATTGAATCCTTCCCGGGCGGCGGCTAGAGGCCGTAGTACTTCAACGCGGGCCACATCGCCGCGAGCGGGACGCGCGGGCGCGTGCAGAGATAGATCGGCAGCGGCCCCTCGAGCATCCAGCGGTAGTCGTTGCGGTAGACCGCGATCTGCTTCACGCTGCCGAACCACTTGAGCAGCAGCCAATAATCCGTCGCGCCGACGGCGAGCACCGAGCGCCCGCTGTAGCCGCGCGTCCCCCAGAGATAGTACGAGTTGTTTGGGCTGATCGCCGCCGGCAGACCGTAGCGCGGGCCGTAGTAATCGAGCGCGCCGGCATAGGCGTAGCGGTCGGCAAAGAGCGCCGTGACGCTCCGCTGCGCGGGCGGCAGCGACCAGTAGGCGCCGGCGACGGTCTGCGTCATCGTCTTCCAGCCGAGTTGATCGGCGAACATCGGGTTGATGAGATGGCTCTTGCCGTCCGGCGGAGCGGGACGGCTCAGCCCGATGAAACGCTCGTACGCCATGTACTGCGGCAACGGCAGAATCGGCAGCGAGAGCGGAAACATCGGGATGCCGGCGATGAAGATCGCCGCGAGCGTCGCGAGCTGCGAGCGACGCCGCGTCGCCAATGCGTTCTCCATCGCGACCGCGCCCGCGGCAAAGAGCATCGGATAGAGTCCCTGGATGTAGTAGCCGCGCCCGATCGTGAGGATCAGCAGCCCGAGCAGCAGGAGATAGGCGATCGCGAGAAACCGGTACGCGGGCTCGCGATAGAGCCAGACGAGCCCCCACACCCAGACCGGCGCGTAGAGCGGATTCTGATACGCGAACTGCAGCCCGAACATGTAGAGCGC
This genomic stretch from Candidatus Binatia bacterium harbors:
- a CDS encoding CsgG/HfaB family protein codes for the protein MYRLFASLSIVAALALSPLVAAAQARPSIAVLDFSTKGLTSDWYGSFQPGVALSDLVTDQMVNSGKFNVLDRTHLSSTLGEHQLGASGEVDPQTAVTAGKMVGARYLVTGNILQFDQTGQSGASAGSYIPGIVGAAAGGVNTHRVTIKVAVRVIDARTGQIVQSFSDEATRTGTSWNASGFSGYAGGSYSNETFVNSDMGHLIDDEAGKIASAIDPSRFNAGPAAPVLSGHIAAIDGHNVIIDIGQNAGVATGQIFDIIKQKSLVDPTTHQVLHVDENVGKLQIDSVSQNASVAHVISGTAAVRLTVKSEP
- a CDS encoding glycosyltransferase family 39 protein — protein: MRLSPSAYVLALATVALHLAFCHRFGYYRDELYFIDCAKHLAWGYVDQPPLAPFVTWLTAPFGYPVWGLRFFPGVLAGVTVLFGCAIARELGGRGFAQSVTALTIVLAPGLIGIAYGLSTEFLSPASWTALLYLTIRLVKTRDARLYIPIALVVTLAMYAKYSIAALALALIAGLLVAGHARLLRSPWLAAGVALTALLVLPNAVWQISHGFPMLEVLHNDQLNRHALANGMADESPNRWINALYMFGLQFAYQNPLYAPVWVWGLVWLYREPAYRFLAIAYLLLLGLLILTIGRGYYIQGLYPMLFAAGAVAMENALATRRRSQLATLAAIFIAGIPMFPLSLPILPLPQYMAYERFIGLSRPAPPDGKSHLINPMFADQLGWKTMTQTVAGAYWSLPPAQRSVTALFADRYAYAGALDYYGPRYGLPAAISPNNSYYLWGTRGYSGRSVLAVGATDYWLLLKWFGSVKQIAVYRNDYRWMLEGPLPIYLCTRPRVPLAAMWPALKYYGL
- a CDS encoding SOS response-associated peptidase, translated to MCGRFTLTKPEALAVAFPRFRFPEFSETRLPRYNVAPAQGVLGVRNDGRDLVEELRWGIRGRINVRAESILARRGPVRRRCIEFADGFYEWSQRRPFYFTLKTGEPFAFAGLWEPENGSAECDVATCEPNALVARVHDRMPAILTREAVDLWLDPDPLPPAVAASLLRPLDAALMSVREVSTRVNNANYDAADVLDEPAEPRLF